Proteins from a genomic interval of Salinivibrio kushneri:
- the crr gene encoding PTS glucose transporter subunit IIA, which yields MGLFDKLKKLVSEDGNDASAIEIIAPLSGEIVNIEDVPDVVFAEKIVGDGVAIKPSGDKMVAPVNGTIGKIFETNHAFSIESDDGVELFVHFGIDTVELKGEGFKRIAEEGQTVKAGDTVIEFDLGMLEEKAKSTLTPVVISNMDEIKELTKLSGAVTVGETSVLRVTK from the coding sequence ATGGGTCTGTTCGACAAACTGAAGAAGTTGGTGTCTGAAGACGGCAACGACGCAAGTGCCATTGAAATTATCGCCCCATTGTCGGGTGAGATCGTCAACATCGAAGACGTACCTGACGTTGTGTTTGCTGAGAAAATCGTCGGTGATGGTGTTGCGATTAAACCATCAGGCGACAAGATGGTTGCGCCAGTTAACGGCACTATCGGTAAGATTTTCGAAACCAACCACGCTTTTTCAATTGAGTCAGATGACGGCGTTGAGCTGTTCGTACACTTTGGTATCGACACCGTCGAGCTAAAAGGCGAAGGTTTCAAACGCATTGCGGAAGAAGGTCAAACGGTGAAAGCCGGTGACACCGTGATCGAATTTGATTTAGGCATGCTCGAAGAGAAAGCCAAATCAACACTGACACCAGTGGTTATCTCTAACATGGACGAAATCAAAGAGCTAACTAAGCTCTCTGGTGCCGTCACTGTAGGCGAAACCTCTGTATTGCGCGTCACTAAGTAA
- a CDS encoding winged helix-turn-helix domain-containing protein, with protein MELNPVFARRLYLAALVEEMERPNVPRLIEATGWPRRTIQDVLKSLSGLGIDMTFIQDGKRHNDGYYQLKDWGPFRRDWVEDKKRDIRSYIN; from the coding sequence ATGGAACTCAACCCGGTATTTGCTCGGCGCTTGTATCTCGCCGCACTGGTAGAAGAGATGGAGCGCCCAAACGTGCCGCGTTTGATTGAGGCAACAGGCTGGCCACGCCGCACGATCCAGGATGTGCTCAAATCATTGTCAGGGCTAGGCATTGATATGACATTTATCCAAGATGGCAAGCGCCATAACGATGGTTATTACCAGCTAAAAGACTGGGGCCCGTTTCGTCGCGATTGGGTCGAGGATAAAAAGCGAGATATTCGCTCTTATATCAACTAA
- a CDS encoding ArsC family reductase, giving the protein MTTVFGIKNCDTLKKALKWLDNQGIDYQYHDYRKDGLDAQMLQTFVSALGWEALVNKRGTTYRQLSDEQKANLDQTRAIAIMLDNPAIIKRPLLVHNGSYYLGFKENQYADIFA; this is encoded by the coding sequence ATGACAACTGTATTTGGGATCAAAAACTGCGACACTCTAAAAAAAGCCCTAAAGTGGTTGGATAACCAAGGTATCGACTATCAATATCACGACTATCGAAAAGATGGCCTAGACGCACAAATGCTGCAGACGTTTGTCTCAGCACTCGGCTGGGAAGCGCTAGTCAACAAACGTGGCACCACCTACCGCCAATTGAGTGATGAGCAAAAAGCCAATTTAGATCAAACCCGCGCAATCGCGATCATGCTTGATAATCCAGCGATCATTAAGCGCCCATTGCTCGTACACAACGGTAGCTATTATCTCGGCTTCAAAGAGAATCAATACGCTGATATTTTCGCGTAA
- the ptsH gene encoding phosphocarrier protein Hpr, with protein sequence MYQKQVEITAENGLHTRPAAQFVKEAKSYDADITVESNGKSASAKSLFKLQTLGLTKGTMVTISAEGAQAQQAVDHLVKLMDELE encoded by the coding sequence ATGTATCAGAAGCAAGTTGAGATTACTGCAGAAAACGGCCTACACACTCGTCCAGCGGCGCAGTTCGTTAAAGAAGCGAAAAGCTACGACGCTGACATCACTGTTGAATCTAACGGTAAGAGCGCGAGCGCAAAAAGCCTATTTAAACTTCAAACCCTTGGCTTGACCAAAGGCACTATGGTGACTATTTCTGCTGAAGGTGCGCAAGCACAACAAGCCGTTGATCACCTAGTAAAACTGATGGACGAGCTGGAGTAA
- a CDS encoding DUF1499 domain-containing protein, protein MAKQPPVTACGDSPNCVSTEDTRATFQLAPLRLANTDVALANIVEKIASMPHAELVSAQDNYAHLRFTTRVLRFVDDVEVSLNGDQIALRSASRVGYYDFGANRRRADAIRRTLIEAKLVTPSGAH, encoded by the coding sequence ATGGCAAAACAACCGCCTGTCACTGCCTGTGGTGACAGCCCTAATTGTGTTTCAACAGAAGACACGCGCGCAACGTTTCAGTTAGCGCCTTTGCGGCTGGCTAACACCGACGTTGCCTTGGCTAACATTGTTGAGAAAATTGCCTCAATGCCCCATGCAGAACTCGTTTCAGCCCAAGACAACTACGCACACTTACGCTTCACCACCCGGGTGTTGCGCTTTGTCGATGATGTTGAAGTCTCACTCAACGGAGACCAGATTGCGCTTCGCTCTGCCTCTCGTGTCGGCTATTACGACTTTGGCGCAAACCGTCGGCGTGCAGATGCTATTCGCCGTACACTCATTGAGGCGAAATTAGTCACACCCTCTGGTGCGCATTAG
- a CDS encoding DUF2919 family protein, producing the protein MDTFHHFDDKGYIKAPQIAVLCLLLLSRAWWLLAMAGVSREQGSELLALVYPDTSAFYLSLVIGLVPLALLLLVGSCDKAPEWLTQHWHLGYWWVWLLWTWEAYQVAHTLTMTGGRFDWLLALHGLWLVWASLYWLRSRRVKRFFYQFT; encoded by the coding sequence ATGGACACGTTTCATCATTTCGACGACAAAGGGTACATCAAAGCGCCCCAGATCGCCGTGTTGTGCCTACTACTGTTAAGTCGCGCATGGTGGCTACTGGCGATGGCTGGAGTGAGCCGAGAGCAGGGCAGCGAGCTGCTCGCGCTGGTTTATCCTGACACGTCTGCGTTTTATCTCAGCTTAGTGATTGGTTTAGTGCCGCTTGCGCTATTACTGTTGGTGGGAAGCTGCGACAAGGCGCCTGAATGGTTAACACAGCATTGGCACTTGGGTTATTGGTGGGTATGGCTGTTGTGGACGTGGGAAGCCTATCAAGTGGCGCATACGCTCACGATGACGGGGGGACGATTTGATTGGTTGCTTGCCTTGCATGGGCTTTGGTTAGTATGGGCGAGTCTTTATTGGCTGAGAAGCCGGCGAGTGAAGCGCTTTTTTTACCAGTTCACATAA
- the cysZ gene encoding sulfate transporter CysZ, with amino-acid sequence MANYARPRPQSGAGYLFQGFSLMMAPGLRRFVIIPILINVLLLGGAFIYLLSQVGDWIEHWMASLPEWLSWLSFLIWPLVVIAILVVFSYVFSTLANWIAAPFNGLLAEHVEAKLSGTRAPDDGLAGIIKDIPRVMKREWQKLAYYIPRALGFLLLLWIPAVGQTVGPVIWFLFSAWMMAIQYCDYPFDNHKVSFPAMRQTLNQQRGASLSFGAIVMLFTMTPFLNLLVMPAAVCGATAMWVDKHKSSLGRH; translated from the coding sequence ATGGCGAATTATGCTCGCCCTCGCCCCCAAAGTGGTGCTGGTTATCTGTTCCAAGGCTTTTCTCTGATGATGGCACCCGGCTTACGCCGGTTTGTAATCATTCCTATTTTGATCAATGTGTTGCTGCTGGGTGGCGCGTTCATCTATTTGCTTTCGCAGGTGGGTGACTGGATCGAACATTGGATGGCCAGTCTACCTGAGTGGTTGTCCTGGCTCTCTTTTTTGATTTGGCCTTTAGTGGTGATTGCTATCTTGGTCGTATTCTCCTACGTGTTCAGCACACTGGCAAACTGGATAGCCGCGCCCTTTAATGGCTTGCTGGCCGAGCATGTGGAGGCAAAGCTGTCAGGCACACGGGCACCGGATGATGGCTTGGCTGGTATCATTAAAGATATCCCGCGGGTGATGAAACGAGAGTGGCAAAAACTCGCCTACTACATCCCCAGAGCATTAGGCTTTTTACTGCTGCTATGGATCCCCGCGGTTGGACAAACCGTGGGGCCAGTGATCTGGTTTTTGTTTAGCGCGTGGATGATGGCGATTCAATACTGTGATTATCCGTTCGATAATCACAAGGTGTCGTTTCCCGCCATGCGCCAGACGTTAAACCAACAACGGGGCGCATCGCTTAGCTTTGGCGCAATAGTCATGCTGTTTACCATGACTCCTTTTCTCAACCTACTGGTGATGCCTGCGGCAGTATGCGGCGCAACCGCTATGTGGGTGGATAAACACAAATCCTCATTGGGGCGCCATTAA
- the dapE gene encoding succinyl-diaminopimelate desuccinylase, with protein MTDSATLALAKDLINRESVTPEDAGCQDQMIARLEALGFTIETMVFEDTTNLWARRGTEGPLFAFAGHTDVVPSGPHEQWHTPPFEATVIDDHLHGRGAADMKGSLAAMVVAVERFIAEHPDHSGSLAFLITSDEEGPFINGTTRVVDTLMARGEKIDMCIVGEPSSTHHVGDVVKNGRRGSITGDLYVKGTQGHVAYPHLATNPVHQAMPALTELAQTLWDKGNAFFPPTSFQIPNIKAGTGAANVIPGECHAQFNFRFSTELDSETIKKRVYSILDAHGLDYTLEWTHSGDPFLTDKGTLLDAVVAAVEEVNHQTPELLTTGGTSDGRFIAQMGAQVIELGPVNATIHKVNECVSIPDLEKLTDMYQKVLEKALP; from the coding sequence ATGACTGACTCTGCCACGCTGGCTTTAGCGAAAGATCTGATAAACCGAGAATCGGTCACGCCGGAAGATGCCGGCTGCCAAGATCAAATGATTGCGCGATTAGAAGCCTTGGGCTTCACCATTGAGACCATGGTGTTTGAAGATACCACCAATCTGTGGGCCAGACGGGGAACGGAAGGCCCTCTTTTTGCTTTTGCCGGCCACACCGATGTGGTTCCCTCAGGGCCGCACGAACAATGGCACACACCGCCGTTTGAAGCGACGGTGATTGATGATCATCTCCACGGACGTGGCGCCGCCGACATGAAAGGCTCACTGGCCGCCATGGTTGTGGCCGTTGAACGTTTTATTGCCGAGCACCCAGACCACTCTGGCTCACTGGCGTTTTTAATCACCTCTGATGAAGAAGGCCCGTTTATCAATGGCACTACCCGTGTGGTCGATACTCTAATGGCGCGCGGCGAAAAGATTGACATGTGTATTGTCGGTGAGCCGTCCAGCACCCACCATGTCGGTGATGTAGTGAAAAACGGCCGTCGCGGATCCATCACAGGGGATCTCTACGTCAAAGGCACACAAGGGCATGTTGCCTACCCTCACCTTGCGACTAATCCGGTGCATCAGGCGATGCCAGCACTCACCGAGCTTGCGCAAACACTGTGGGATAAAGGCAATGCGTTTTTCCCGCCCACAAGCTTTCAAATCCCCAACATCAAGGCCGGCACGGGCGCGGCCAATGTCATTCCGGGGGAGTGCCATGCACAGTTTAACTTCCGCTTTAGTACAGAGTTGGACAGTGAAACCATCAAAAAGCGGGTTTACTCGATTTTAGACGCCCATGGGCTCGACTATACCCTTGAGTGGACGCACAGTGGTGACCCTTTCCTAACCGATAAAGGCACGTTACTGGATGCAGTGGTGGCTGCGGTGGAAGAGGTGAACCATCAAACACCAGAATTGCTGACCACTGGCGGCACCTCCGACGGACGTTTTATTGCGCAAATGGGAGCGCAAGTGATTGAACTAGGTCCGGTGAATGCCACTATCCACAAGGTCAATGAGTGTGTGAGCATCCCGGATTTAGAAAAGCTGACTGACATGTATCAAAAGGTCTTGGAGAAAGCACTCCCTTGA
- a CDS encoding DUF2956 domain-containing protein — translation MAKAKATISPETQQDAMRVAKATQKPGQTKAQTKLIAQGIEKGIAQYKKEQKAKARAQDKARKKQQKATPTVEQPREPASSSQPPPQDKGYRHLPWLLLVLSWIGFIGYALVGA, via the coding sequence ATGGCCAAAGCAAAAGCAACGATTTCGCCCGAGACGCAACAAGACGCCATGCGCGTTGCCAAAGCCACGCAAAAGCCCGGACAAACCAAGGCTCAGACAAAACTGATCGCTCAGGGGATTGAGAAAGGGATTGCGCAGTACAAAAAAGAACAAAAGGCAAAGGCGCGAGCACAGGATAAAGCACGAAAGAAACAGCAAAAGGCGACACCGACCGTCGAACAACCTCGCGAGCCTGCGTCTTCCTCTCAACCACCCCCACAGGATAAAGGCTACCGCCATTTACCTTGGCTTTTACTCGTCTTAAGCTGGATAGGATTTATTGGTTACGCGCTCGTGGGGGCATAA
- the bamC gene encoding outer membrane protein assembly factor BamC: MKPVFKLGLCAIMATSVVACSGGVEQRRQAKDDFGYLQTTPLSPWQTLPDQAPYFSTNYQIPTQDFNGEVGQNVDIRPPRQVLDLIPGARIQRDSRGVTLAVANEKQLDKVWQTVERLVSEQTIPVASQTADQVETGWIAWEKEDSAHQARFRLSRLEQGRRFALGVNMIDSRAKASDEPLTPALRERYNTLMTNLITVSHDAALRAEARRLAEQRQADIPISFGTDRSGLPVIIARAPYDVVWEKLPAIIKPLGFTVESRNQSQGTVKTRHVAPSDERWQSLGVDPISFPDNSYTLLLGDLGNRTSLNVTNSDGKPVDEATLEALSPALKAVIAQVSQVSE, encoded by the coding sequence ATGAAACCAGTATTTAAGCTCGGCCTTTGTGCCATCATGGCCACCAGTGTGGTGGCCTGCAGTGGTGGCGTCGAGCAGCGTCGTCAAGCCAAAGATGACTTTGGCTACTTGCAAACAACCCCGTTGTCGCCATGGCAAACCTTGCCGGATCAAGCGCCGTATTTTTCCACCAATTATCAGATCCCGACACAAGACTTTAATGGTGAAGTGGGTCAGAACGTTGATATTCGTCCGCCGCGCCAAGTGCTGGACTTAATCCCGGGCGCACGGATACAACGTGATAGCCGCGGTGTCACCCTTGCGGTTGCCAATGAAAAGCAACTCGATAAAGTGTGGCAAACGGTGGAGCGTTTGGTCAGCGAGCAGACCATTCCAGTGGCCTCACAAACCGCAGACCAAGTAGAAACCGGTTGGATTGCTTGGGAAAAAGAAGACAGCGCCCATCAAGCACGCTTCCGTCTATCGCGTCTTGAGCAAGGTCGCCGTTTTGCGCTAGGGGTGAATATGATTGACTCGCGCGCGAAAGCCAGCGATGAGCCACTCACGCCTGCGTTGCGTGAGCGCTACAACACCTTGATGACCAACCTTATCACGGTCAGTCACGATGCGGCCTTGCGTGCCGAAGCGCGCCGTCTGGCCGAGCAACGTCAAGCAGATATTCCGATTAGCTTTGGTACCGATCGCAGTGGCCTGCCAGTGATTATTGCTCGTGCGCCCTATGATGTAGTGTGGGAAAAGCTGCCAGCCATCATTAAGCCTTTAGGGTTCACGGTAGAAAGTCGTAACCAGTCGCAGGGCACGGTAAAAACCCGTCACGTTGCGCCAAGTGATGAGCGTTGGCAATCTCTTGGCGTTGATCCGATTTCGTTCCCAGACAACAGCTATACCTTGTTGCTAGGCGATCTCGGCAACCGCACATCACTTAACGTCACCAACAGCGATGGCAAACCCGTTGATGAGGCGACGTTAGAAGCGCTGAGTCCAGCGCTAAAAGCGGTCATTGCCCAAGTGAGTCAAGTATCAGAGTAA
- a CDS encoding DUF2897 family protein produces the protein MEWLTNPYVIIAIVVAVVVSNIMALKYTANAKFGLKYKDKPDKTASSKENDADSKPSQSDEHKD, from the coding sequence ATGGAATGGCTAACCAACCCTTATGTCATTATTGCCATCGTAGTTGCCGTGGTGGTCAGTAATATCATGGCACTCAAGTACACCGCCAACGCAAAATTTGGCCTTAAGTATAAAGACAAGCCAGACAAAACCGCGTCATCCAAGGAAAACGATGCGGATAGCAAGCCATCGCAGTCTGATGAACACAAAGACTAA
- a CDS encoding M15 family metallopeptidase — MPTPAQLTGQDASALTPINSRPNAPCLHQAVLADFAALQQAASQAGFALMIASGYRSFARQLAIWNGKFNGEKPVLDTESRPLDVSTLSEAARVKAILRWSALPGASRHHWGTDIDVYDKRALGPDQRLALTPPEYDDGPQAAFSQWLKVHAPKWGFFLPYAEDKGGVAREPWHISHIATSAALLSALSQDMLASAISNAPICGKETILEQLDWIYSTYVTNLCEVEQWNG; from the coding sequence ATGCCGACACCCGCACAGCTCACAGGGCAAGACGCCTCCGCGCTAACACCGATTAACAGCCGACCTAATGCGCCCTGCTTGCACCAAGCGGTACTCGCCGACTTTGCCGCCTTACAACAGGCGGCATCGCAAGCGGGGTTCGCGCTCATGATTGCCAGCGGCTATCGCTCGTTTGCGCGCCAGTTAGCCATTTGGAATGGTAAATTTAATGGCGAAAAGCCAGTGTTAGATACTGAGAGTCGACCGTTAGATGTGTCAACATTGTCAGAGGCAGCGCGGGTCAAAGCGATACTGCGCTGGTCAGCCTTGCCAGGGGCAAGCCGCCACCATTGGGGCACAGACATAGACGTGTATGACAAGCGCGCACTGGGGCCGGATCAAAGGTTGGCGCTAACTCCACCAGAATATGATGATGGCCCTCAAGCGGCCTTCTCACAATGGCTCAAAGTGCATGCCCCCAAGTGGGGGTTCTTCCTGCCTTATGCCGAAGATAAAGGTGGGGTTGCGAGAGAGCCTTGGCATATCAGCCATATCGCCACCAGCGCCGCCCTCTTGTCAGCATTGAGCCAAGACATGCTTGCCAGCGCGATCAGCAATGCGCCTATTTGTGGTAAAGAGACTATTCTTGAGCAGTTGGATTGGATATATTCAACCTACGTCACTAACTTGTGCGAGGTGGAACAATGGAATGGCTAA
- the ptsI gene encoding phosphoenolpyruvate-protein phosphotransferase PtsI, protein MISGILASPGIAFGKALLLQEEDVVINKDKIAASQIDQEIQRVLDAREQSKTQLEAIKDKARETFGEEKEAIFEGHIMLLEDEELEEEIVSFIKSNLATADHAIYSVIEEQAVTLESLDDDYLKERAADIRDIGSRFVKNALGINMVSLSAINEEVILVANDLTPSETAQVDLNYVLGFITDIGGRTSHSSIMARSLELPAIVGTNDATNKIQNGDMLVLDAINNQIVVNPSDEELSKFKVIRDQHIAEKAELAKLKDLPAITLDGHQVEVCGNVGTVKDCDGVNRNGGEGVGLYRTEFLFMDRDALPTEEEQYQAYKAVAKAIDGHPVIIRTMDIGGDKDLPYMNLPEEMNPFLGWRAVRISLDRREILRDQLRAILRASAHGKIRVMFPMIISVEEIRELKEAIETYKAELRQEGHDFDADLEIGVMVETPAAAAIAHHLAKEVEFFSIGTNDLTQYTLAVDRGNELISHLYNPLSPAVLTVIKQVIDASHAEGKWTGMCGELAGDEKATLLLMGMGLDEFSMSAISIPRIKKIIRNANFADVKAMADKALTLPTAAEIEAYVEKFIAEKTAC, encoded by the coding sequence ATGATTTCAGGCATCCTGGCATCACCTGGTATTGCTTTTGGTAAAGCACTGCTGCTGCAAGAAGAAGACGTTGTTATCAATAAAGATAAGATTGCTGCGTCTCAAATCGATCAAGAAATTCAGCGCGTATTGGATGCTCGCGAACAGTCTAAGACGCAACTCGAAGCGATCAAGGACAAAGCAAGGGAGACCTTCGGCGAAGAGAAAGAAGCTATCTTCGAAGGTCATATCATGCTACTTGAAGATGAGGAACTCGAAGAAGAGATCGTCAGCTTCATCAAGTCAAACCTAGCGACCGCTGATCACGCTATCTATAGCGTTATCGAAGAACAAGCGGTCACGCTTGAGTCACTCGACGACGATTATCTGAAAGAGCGTGCCGCGGATATCCGTGACATCGGTTCACGCTTCGTCAAAAACGCACTTGGCATCAATATGGTGTCGTTGAGCGCTATCAACGAAGAAGTGATCCTGGTTGCAAACGACCTGACGCCTTCAGAAACAGCACAGGTTGACCTGAATTATGTGCTTGGTTTCATCACCGACATTGGTGGTCGCACTTCACACTCTTCAATCATGGCACGCTCGCTTGAGTTGCCAGCGATTGTAGGCACCAATGATGCGACCAACAAAATACAAAACGGCGACATGCTGGTGCTTGATGCGATTAACAACCAAATCGTTGTCAACCCTTCAGACGAAGAACTCAGCAAATTCAAAGTGATTCGTGACCAACACATCGCCGAGAAAGCGGAACTGGCGAAGCTTAAAGATCTGCCAGCCATTACGCTTGACGGTCACCAAGTCGAAGTGTGCGGTAACGTAGGCACGGTCAAAGACTGTGACGGCGTAAACCGTAACGGCGGTGAAGGTGTGGGGCTTTATCGCACCGAGTTCCTGTTTATGGACCGCGACGCGCTTCCGACTGAAGAAGAGCAATACCAAGCTTACAAAGCGGTAGCGAAAGCGATTGATGGCCATCCTGTGATCATCCGCACCATGGATATCGGCGGTGACAAAGATCTGCCTTATATGAACTTGCCGGAAGAAATGAACCCATTCTTGGGTTGGCGTGCAGTTCGTATTAGCCTCGATCGTCGCGAAATTCTTCGCGATCAGCTTCGTGCTATTCTTCGTGCTTCGGCGCACGGTAAAATCCGTGTGATGTTCCCGATGATCATTTCTGTCGAAGAAATCCGAGAGCTGAAAGAAGCGATCGAGACCTACAAAGCAGAACTGCGCCAAGAAGGTCACGACTTCGACGCCGATCTGGAAATCGGTGTGATGGTTGAGACGCCAGCCGCGGCTGCGATCGCTCACCACCTCGCGAAAGAAGTGGAATTCTTCAGCATTGGCACCAACGATTTGACTCAGTATACCTTGGCGGTCGATCGTGGTAATGAGCTGATTTCGCACCTGTATAACCCTCTGTCTCCTGCTGTATTGACGGTTATCAAGCAAGTGATTGATGCCTCACATGCGGAAGGTAAATGGACCGGGATGTGCGGAGAGCTTGCAGGTGACGAGAAAGCAACGTTACTATTGATGGGAATGGGTTTGGATGAGTTTAGTATGAGTGCCATCTCTATCCCTCGCATCAAGAAGATTATCCGTAATGCCAACTTTGCTGATGTGAAAGCGATGGCCGACAAAGCACTCACTTTGCCAACTGCGGCAGAAATCGAGGCCTATGTCGAAAAATTTATTGCGGAAAAAACCGCTTGCTAA
- the cysK gene encoding cysteine synthase A → MGKIYEDNTQTIGNTPLVRLNRVAKPNVLAKVEARNPSFSVKCRIGANMIWDAEKKGTLKPGIELIEPTSGNTGIALAYVAAARGYKLTLTMPESMSLERRKLLKAMGAKLVLTEAPKGMKGAIAKAEEIMAAEPGKYLMLQQFDNPANPEIHEKTTGPEIWEDTDGEIDVFVSGVGTGGTLTGVSRYIKNTQGKAITTVAVEPAESPVIAQTIAGQDVQPAPHKIQGIGAGFVPKNLDVTLVDQVVSVSSDEAIAMARRLMEEEGILGGISSGAAVVAANKIAELPEFANKKIVTILPSAAERYLSSPLFAGMFTELETEQ, encoded by the coding sequence ATGGGCAAGATTTACGAAGACAATACACAAACCATCGGAAACACACCGCTAGTTCGCCTAAACCGCGTGGCGAAGCCAAACGTGCTGGCCAAAGTTGAAGCACGCAACCCAAGCTTTAGCGTCAAGTGCCGTATCGGTGCCAATATGATCTGGGATGCAGAGAAAAAAGGCACCCTCAAACCCGGTATCGAATTGATTGAGCCGACCAGTGGTAACACGGGTATCGCGCTTGCCTATGTCGCGGCAGCACGTGGTTATAAGCTGACCCTAACCATGCCGGAGTCAATGAGCCTTGAGCGCCGTAAACTGCTCAAAGCCATGGGCGCGAAGCTGGTGCTGACCGAAGCGCCAAAAGGCATGAAAGGCGCGATTGCCAAAGCGGAAGAAATCATGGCAGCAGAGCCAGGTAAATATCTGATGCTGCAACAGTTCGACAACCCCGCCAACCCTGAAATCCATGAAAAGACCACTGGGCCTGAAATCTGGGAAGACACTGACGGCGAAATCGATGTGTTTGTATCCGGTGTTGGCACTGGTGGCACCCTAACCGGTGTCAGCCGCTACATTAAAAACACCCAAGGCAAAGCCATTACCACAGTCGCCGTCGAGCCTGCCGAGTCGCCAGTGATTGCGCAAACCATCGCGGGACAAGACGTGCAACCTGCCCCTCACAAAATTCAAGGTATTGGCGCGGGCTTTGTGCCGAAAAACTTGGATGTCACGCTTGTTGACCAAGTGGTGTCTGTCAGCTCAGACGAAGCCATTGCCATGGCTCGCCGCCTGATGGAAGAAGAAGGCATCTTGGGCGGGATTTCTTCAGGTGCCGCAGTAGTTGCGGCTAACAAAATTGCCGAGCTTCCCGAGTTTGCAAATAAGAAGATCGTCACAATTTTGCCAAGTGCAGCAGAGCGTTATCTCAGCTCGCCACTGTTTGCTGGCATGTTCACCGAGCTGGAAACTGAGCAGTAA
- the purC gene encoding phosphoribosylaminoimidazolesuccinocarboxamide synthase, which produces MEKRAELYRGKAKSVYATEDEHRFVLHFRNDTSAFDGERVEQLERKGEVNNKFNHFIMQKLEQAGIPTQMDQLLSDTECVVKKLDMIPVECVVRNIAAGSLCRRLGVEEGTALTPPTFELFLKNDALHDPMVNESLCESLGYATQAQLATMKSLTYKVNDVLKALFADGDLLLVDYKLEFGVDHQGNIVLGDEFSPDGCRLWDANTREKLDKDRFRQGLGGVVDAYIEVAKRIGLTL; this is translated from the coding sequence ATGGAAAAACGTGCTGAGTTGTATCGCGGTAAGGCAAAATCTGTCTATGCCACAGAGGATGAGCACCGCTTTGTTCTGCACTTTCGCAATGACACGTCTGCGTTTGATGGCGAACGTGTCGAGCAGCTTGAGCGAAAAGGTGAAGTGAATAACAAATTTAATCACTTCATCATGCAAAAGCTTGAGCAGGCGGGCATCCCCACCCAAATGGACCAATTATTGTCCGATACCGAGTGCGTGGTGAAAAAGCTAGATATGATCCCAGTAGAGTGTGTGGTGCGCAACATCGCGGCCGGATCGCTTTGCCGTCGCCTCGGCGTCGAAGAAGGTACGGCATTGACGCCACCGACCTTTGAACTGTTTTTAAAAAACGACGCACTGCACGATCCTATGGTCAATGAATCCCTGTGTGAGTCTTTGGGCTACGCGACACAAGCACAACTGGCGACGATGAAATCACTGACCTATAAGGTGAATGATGTTCTCAAAGCCTTGTTTGCCGACGGTGACTTATTGCTGGTCGATTACAAACTTGAGTTTGGTGTTGATCATCAAGGCAATATTGTTCTGGGTGACGAGTTTAGCCCCGACGGTTGTCGATTGTGGGATGCCAATACCCGAGAAAAACTGGATAAAGACCGCTTCCGCCAAGGCCTAGGTGGTGTTGTGGATGCTTACATCGAGGTGGCAAAGCGTATCGGCCTTACCCTGTAA